The Thunnus albacares chromosome 11, fThuAlb1.1, whole genome shotgun sequence genome contains a region encoding:
- the c11h3orf38 gene encoding uncharacterized protein C3orf38 homolog: MSGLSKKERAGCKKILNLMSNEDLLSLSDTVTNKMIVVENITEATETILSFTKNAEELLRRKKVYRDLIFKYLAKEGVVMPPSSEKHQLVKRTLELWSSGKVVVDKSLPGETDDNRKRKSTETASVSTDMKTEASFDPLVLGQQFCQWFFQLLNSQNPSLGQQPQDWGPKHFWPDVKLHLLSRAGSEQSEEFLGAELVSLRLLALTKEERLLLSPNLEPRGLKALASPHGLVLVAVAGTIHRDTACLGIFEQIFGLIRSPLEKNSWKIKFVNLKIRGQDALGGSQMEAPALSYNSSELQLLCS; the protein is encoded by the exons ATGTCAGGACTGTCAAAAAAAGAGCGTGCTGGATGTAAAAAGATACTGAACTTAATGTCAAATGAAGACCTGCTTTCACTTAGTGACACGGTTACGAATAAGATGATAGTCGTGGAGAATATTACAG AGGCGACAGAGACAATTTTGTCCTTCACTAAAAATGCTGAGGAGCTCctgagaagaaagaaagtttATCGTGACCTCATATTCAAGTACCTGGCCAAAGAAGGGGTGGTAATGCCCCCGAGCAGCGAGAAACACCAGCTGGTGAAGAGGACGCTGGAGCTGTGGTCCTCTGGGAAG GTGGTGGTTGATAAAagccttccaggagagacagatgacaacagaaagagaaagtccACAGAAACAGCATCTGTCTCCACAGACATGAAGACTGAGGCTAGCTTTGACCCGCTGGTCCTTGGACAACAGTTCTGCCAGTGGTTCTTCCAGCTCTTGAATAGTCAGAATCCCTCACTGGGCCAGCAACCTCAGGACTGGGGACCAAAGCACTTCTGGCCAGATGTGAAGTTGCACCTCCTCTCAAG AGCCGGCAGCGAACAGTCAGAGGAGTTCCTGGGTGCTGAACTGGTTAGCCTTCGTCTCCTGGCCTTGACCAAGGAAGAGCGCCTCCTTCTCAGCCCCAACCTGGAGCCTCGGGGCCTCAAGGCGCTGGCCTCCCCCCACGGCCTGGTGCTGGTGGCCGTGGCTGGGACCATCCACAGAGATACAGCTTGTCTGGGTATCTTTGAGCAAATATTTGGCCTCATCCGCTCCccactggagaaaaacagctgGAAAATCAAGTTTGTCAACCTGAAGATCAGAGGGCAGGATGCTCTGGGCGGGTCACAGATGGAAGCACCCGCCTTGAGTTACAACTCTAGTGAACTGCAGCTTCTCTGCAGTTGA